From Cloacibacillus sp., the proteins below share one genomic window:
- a CDS encoding GntR family transcriptional regulator, which translates to MVKPKTLTEAAYEDIKQWILEGEITPGSKISLEDTASRLEVSMTPIREALTKLQQEGLVEYIPRAGWRASKLSKKTYFKYRELQLLLELTLTELAFPYVTDEAIKSMEEANERLRYFLETLPKKELPRALLKENDTIHMTLFSCYGNEVMTNMLQNVWDSMSYYRMVMFSTDYYREIGYKDHEQIIKALKKKDAQAVRYAMEHHLSEGPICLEENFDEEL; encoded by the coding sequence ATGGTAAAACCTAAGACTTTGACGGAGGCTGCTTATGAGGATATAAAGCAGTGGATACTTGAGGGAGAGATAACCCCCGGCAGCAAGATAAGTCTTGAGGATACGGCATCACGTTTAGAAGTAAGCATGACTCCGATTCGGGAGGCTCTTACGAAGCTTCAGCAGGAGGGACTGGTGGAATATATCCCGCGTGCCGGCTGGAGGGCGTCAAAACTCTCAAAGAAAACCTACTTCAAATATAGGGAATTACAGCTTCTTTTGGAGCTGACGCTTACAGAGCTGGCCTTTCCCTATGTTACGGACGAGGCGATAAAGTCCATGGAAGAGGCAAACGAGAGGCTTCGCTATTTCCTTGAGACCCTCCCGAAGAAGGAGCTCCCGCGGGCTCTCCTTAAAGAAAACGATACAATCCATATGACCCTCTTTTCTTGTTACGGCAACGAGGTAATGACAAATATGCTCCAGAATGTGTGGGACTCGATGAGTTATTACCGAATGGTCATGTTCAGCACCGACTATTATCGTGAGATCGGTTATAAGGATCACGAACAGATAATCAAGGCGCTTAAGAAAAAAGATGCTCAGGCGGTCAGATACGCGATGGAGCACCATCTCTCCGAGGGGCCGATATGTCTCGAAGAAAATTTTGACGAAGAACTATAG
- a CDS encoding amidohydrolase family protein — MESLVIRKAMVFDGGRALAGLCDILIEKSVIKSITPYDPDIKFAGIESIDADGKTALPGLMDLHVHLTWNGGADPAEDIRRESAEEHLLTTVGSALKYLAAGITSVRDLGSPEDAAIFVDRAIKAGKFQGPRIFASGQSIIMTGGHDPFHGIMADGPWEVLRAVRRQVALGAPVIKISATGGVYGRTEGEGVDDVELCQEEVDMIVDEAHRRNVKVTAHAIGEAGIRGCLKAGIDCIEHGHCITEDMAAEMREKCTALVPTFYIYQHLSSSAEVPEYARKKAADIIARHRNALKWCHEAGVLIGAGSDAGSPYSPHPSLMEELYALEEGGLSKEEVLSAATGNAAKIVGVSERLGFIKVGYLADIAIVDGNPLESLSALERPAHVIKDGEVIF, encoded by the coding sequence ATGGAGTCTCTGGTAATCAGAAAGGCGATGGTTTTCGACGGCGGAAGAGCGCTTGCGGGCCTCTGCGATATCCTGATCGAAAAATCGGTCATTAAATCGATAACGCCATATGACCCCGATATAAAGTTTGCGGGAATAGAGAGCATTGACGCGGATGGAAAGACAGCCCTTCCCGGGCTGATGGATCTGCATGTGCATCTGACCTGGAACGGCGGCGCGGACCCCGCGGAGGATATTCGCCGTGAAAGTGCGGAGGAGCACCTTCTCACAACTGTTGGCAGCGCATTAAAATATCTCGCGGCGGGGATCACCTCCGTAAGAGATCTTGGATCGCCGGAGGATGCCGCTATTTTCGTCGATCGGGCTATAAAGGCGGGCAAGTTCCAGGGACCGAGGATCTTTGCGAGCGGCCAGTCTATCATTATGACCGGCGGACACGACCCTTTTCACGGGATTATGGCCGACGGCCCCTGGGAGGTGCTGAGGGCCGTGAGAAGACAGGTGGCGCTGGGAGCCCCCGTGATAAAGATATCCGCGACGGGTGGCGTATATGGCCGCACGGAGGGAGAGGGGGTCGACGATGTCGAACTGTGCCAGGAAGAGGTCGATATGATCGTGGATGAGGCCCACCGCCGGAATGTGAAGGTCACGGCGCACGCAATCGGCGAAGCCGGCATCAGGGGCTGCCTGAAGGCGGGAATAGACTGTATCGAACACGGACACTGCATTACGGAGGATATGGCGGCGGAGATGAGGGAGAAATGTACCGCCCTCGTGCCGACCTTCTATATTTATCAGCATCTTTCATCAAGCGCCGAGGTGCCGGAGTATGCCCGCAAAAAGGCCGCCGACATCATCGCACGGCACCGTAACGCGCTGAAATGGTGCCATGAGGCCGGAGTCCTTATCGGCGCTGGTTCCGACGCCGGATCGCCATACTCCCCGCATCCCTCGCTGATGGAAGAACTTTACGCTCTTGAAGAGGGAGGCCTCAGCAAAGAAGAGGTCCTGTCCGCCGCTACGGGAAACGCGGCGAAGATAGTTGGTGTTTCGGAAAGGCTTGGCTTTATCAAGGTGGGTTATCTGGCGGATATTGCGATCGTTGACGGCAACCCCTTGGAATCGCTCTCAGCGCTTGAACGACCGGCGCATGTAATCAAGGATGGAGAGGTAATTTTTTAA
- a CDS encoding amidohydrolase family protein — MEQHYLICGRFFDGVNNDIQTDVKVIVCGGKIVETGKNLLPPAGSVVTDLSMCMVTPGFIDAHAHYEFVGPETFNSFSVTDSEEMKALNMAYNATQSLQKGFTTVRITGTAFRGFGCVDVKRAVERVFFPASRMIVAPHALGTPGGHWDFSIFHGNANPFISDFMEQPYAIGTGADMFKYLVRKQIKYGADFIKIMAAGGFASPGDDPGEMQLDRDEIKAIIDTAHLAKKTVIAHAYTAESIDLLIELGIDEIEHGTLMNGRTAQKMVEADVKYVPTLFSLMPPDDDIDPSKLPPKSEAFIRKLVKYDGQLKESREVVIDLVKSGGIKIGLGSDIVGIYPNHDGWREFKAWVDLGIPPMRALFAATSVNADIVGRPDLGALVPGKTANIAAWKRDLLSDPRAASECAFVMKEGKIYKNIN, encoded by the coding sequence ATGGAGCAGCATTACCTTATCTGCGGCAGGTTTTTTGACGGCGTCAACAACGACATTCAGACAGATGTAAAGGTCATCGTATGCGGCGGTAAAATTGTCGAGACCGGCAAAAATCTTCTGCCGCCGGCGGGCTCCGTGGTCACGGATCTGTCAATGTGTATGGTGACGCCGGGGTTTATCGACGCTCACGCCCATTATGAGTTTGTCGGGCCTGAGACCTTCAATTCATTCTCCGTCACTGATTCTGAAGAGATGAAGGCCCTTAATATGGCTTATAACGCGACCCAGTCGCTGCAAAAGGGTTTTACGACCGTGAGGATCACCGGCACTGCATTTCGGGGCTTTGGCTGCGTCGACGTAAAGAGGGCTGTCGAGAGGGTTTTTTTTCCCGCCTCAAGGATGATCGTCGCTCCGCATGCGCTGGGTACTCCTGGAGGACATTGGGATTTTTCAATTTTTCACGGCAACGCCAACCCGTTTATCTCTGATTTTATGGAGCAGCCCTATGCGATCGGCACCGGGGCGGATATGTTTAAATACCTTGTCCGCAAACAGATAAAATATGGAGCCGATTTCATCAAGATCATGGCGGCTGGCGGCTTTGCCTCTCCGGGTGACGACCCCGGGGAGATGCAGCTTGACCGCGATGAAATCAAGGCGATCATCGATACGGCCCATCTTGCTAAAAAAACGGTAATTGCCCACGCCTATACCGCGGAATCGATCGACCTGCTTATTGAGTTGGGAATAGATGAAATAGAGCATGGCACGCTGATGAACGGGAGAACGGCGCAGAAGATGGTGGAAGCGGATGTGAAGTATGTGCCGACGCTCTTCTCGCTGATGCCTCCTGACGATGATATAGACCCTTCGAAGCTGCCGCCAAAAAGCGAGGCTTTTATCAGAAAATTGGTGAAATATGACGGGCAGTTGAAGGAGAGCCGCGAAGTCGTTATAGATTTAGTGAAAAGCGGCGGCATCAAGATCGGCCTTGGCTCGGATATCGTCGGTATCTATCCAAATCACGACGGTTGGCGGGAGTTCAAAGCATGGGTAGACCTTGGAATACCGCCGATGAGGGCGCTCTTTGCCGCGACGAGCGTCAACGCGGATATCGTCGGCCGTCCTGACCTTGGCGCTCTCGTGCCGGGAAAGACGGCTAACATCGCGGCCTGGAAACGGGATCTTCTCTCTGATCCCAGAGCGGCCTCGGAGTGTGCCTTTGTCATGAAAGAGGGGAAGATTTACAAGAATATAAATTGA
- a CDS encoding manganese efflux pump MntP family protein, translating to MFGEYLASAATAASLAMDAFSVSICIGLCHERLRLREALILGAAFGLFQLFMPLLGGEIAEHLSGFFDSWTPWIAAALIIWVAVNMIREARDCEKGGGSCMTVTLRNVTMLAFATSLDALAVGFSIESTGGSALILAILAGIITFSLSILGALVGKRFGTAFGKKAEYLGGGVLLAIAAKIIFDAL from the coding sequence ATGTTCGGAGAATATCTAGCCTCGGCGGCAACCGCGGCGTCGCTTGCGATGGATGCCTTTTCCGTCTCGATCTGTATCGGTCTCTGTCATGAACGGCTGCGGCTGCGCGAGGCACTCATCCTCGGCGCCGCCTTCGGCCTCTTCCAGCTCTTCATGCCTCTGCTCGGCGGAGAGATCGCGGAACACCTGAGCGGCTTCTTCGACAGCTGGACGCCGTGGATCGCCGCGGCGCTCATAATATGGGTGGCGGTCAACATGATAAGGGAGGCGCGGGACTGTGAAAAGGGCGGCGGCAGCTGCATGACGGTGACCTTAAGAAACGTCACCATGCTGGCCTTCGCCACCTCGCTTGACGCCCTCGCGGTGGGCTTTTCTATCGAAAGCACCGGCGGTTCGGCGCTGATCCTCGCCATACTCGCCGGGATCATTACTTTTTCCCTCTCAATATTAGGCGCGCTTGTCGGCAAACGCTTCGGAACCGCCTTCGGCAAAAAGGCCGAATACCTCGGCGGCGGCGTCCTGCTCGCGATAGCGGCAAAGATAATCTTCGACGCTTTATAA